The following are encoded together in the Methylomonas methanica MC09 genome:
- a CDS encoding SPOR domain-containing protein codes for MAKPKNDKNQKPQDSFADDLDSMLNLDDVAGQEVGLIDDDEAIDRLLIGDDFEAESLEENASSQFDDIDQLIDEGAEKADKIVPDFDEFGDDIDDLIADIQIPPKQSKEMEQDPLAPPDDLFIEQEAEDTALDTPGTVENLAQEDIIPAEIASETDIAGNGDVLEAMTEIDEFSDEMDQSSSGNADFLLADFDISVDDEFADDNDYSPENPVDELSEPEPVAQPEETPVAEPEAETINEELVAAKESLLDAVDADAISDAAEAEIAEPDVSEMSADNLKPAPVPSKPDVEYAALIAGLTAQINDLVKQQAHVNHDLQLKGDKDELKSIAGNVDTLQSEQKKTKRHINELNNKKPVSAYVANGIAVVALIVGGSLGYQGYVAKSQVAQIIDYMGKMQTQINAAPTADAAEKEMLRKQLDELSRANSVTSEQIAELTKSMQGQAGGDKPTGELSKQLADLNNQDMQMGAAIEALQGKVAALEKGRATKPAAKPVAKKPPVAEDNWVVNLVAFKQDWYAKRKAEEFAGKGVQAKVVKTESKGETWYRLSVDGFKSQYEAAAYAARVKKTLNLDSVWVNKNKK; via the coding sequence ATGGCTAAACCTAAAAACGATAAAAATCAAAAGCCGCAAGATAGTTTTGCGGACGATTTGGACTCGATGCTGAATCTCGATGATGTAGCCGGGCAGGAAGTCGGTTTGATTGACGACGATGAGGCCATAGACAGGCTCTTGATAGGTGATGATTTTGAAGCTGAATCGCTCGAGGAAAATGCATCGTCGCAATTCGACGACATTGATCAGCTAATTGATGAAGGGGCCGAGAAGGCCGACAAAATAGTGCCTGACTTTGACGAATTTGGCGATGACATCGACGATTTGATCGCGGATATCCAAATCCCTCCCAAGCAATCTAAAGAAATGGAGCAAGACCCCTTAGCCCCGCCCGATGACTTATTCATAGAACAGGAGGCCGAAGATACGGCTCTGGATACTCCGGGAACGGTCGAAAACTTAGCCCAAGAAGACATTATTCCGGCAGAAATAGCCTCGGAAACGGATATCGCCGGCAACGGTGACGTATTGGAGGCAATGACCGAGATCGATGAATTCTCTGATGAAATGGATCAGTCATCTTCAGGAAATGCCGATTTTTTACTGGCTGATTTTGATATTTCAGTGGACGACGAGTTTGCCGATGATAATGACTACAGCCCTGAAAATCCGGTTGACGAATTATCGGAACCGGAGCCGGTCGCTCAACCCGAAGAGACGCCGGTCGCCGAGCCTGAAGCTGAAACCATTAACGAAGAACTAGTAGCTGCAAAAGAGTCTTTGCTTGATGCTGTAGACGCTGATGCCATCTCAGACGCCGCCGAAGCCGAGATTGCTGAACCCGACGTATCGGAAATGAGTGCCGATAACCTAAAGCCCGCGCCAGTACCGAGTAAGCCGGACGTGGAATATGCGGCTTTGATTGCTGGATTAACCGCTCAAATTAACGATCTGGTCAAGCAGCAGGCACATGTCAACCACGATTTGCAGCTAAAAGGCGATAAGGATGAATTGAAATCCATTGCGGGAAATGTCGATACATTACAAAGCGAGCAAAAAAAAACCAAGCGGCATATCAATGAATTGAACAATAAAAAGCCGGTATCGGCCTATGTGGCAAACGGCATAGCCGTTGTGGCGTTGATCGTCGGCGGCAGTTTGGGGTACCAGGGTTATGTTGCTAAATCTCAAGTTGCTCAGATTATTGATTATATGGGGAAAATGCAAACTCAGATCAATGCAGCCCCTACCGCCGATGCCGCCGAGAAAGAAATGTTACGCAAACAGCTCGACGAATTGTCCCGTGCCAATAGCGTGACCAGCGAACAGATCGCCGAGCTCACCAAATCCATGCAAGGGCAGGCAGGCGGAGACAAGCCGACCGGCGAGTTGAGTAAGCAGTTGGCAGACTTGAATAATCAAGATATGCAGATGGGAGCGGCAATTGAGGCGCTACAGGGTAAAGTCGCGGCCTTGGAAAAAGGTAGGGCGACTAAGCCGGCGGCAAAACCAGTAGCCAAAAAACCGCCGGTAGCGGAGGATAATTGGGTAGTCAATCTGGTGGCGTTTAAGCAAGACTGGTATGCCAAACGTAAAGCCGAAGAGTTTGCCGGCAAAGGTGTGCAGGCCAAAGTGGTCAAAACCGAATCCAAGGGAGAAACCTGGTATCGTTTGAGTGTCGATGGTTTTAAAAGCCAATATGAGGCCGCCGCTTATGCGGCCCGGGTTAAAAAAACGCTGAATTTAGACTCGGTTTGGGTCAATAAGAACAAAAAGTAA
- a CDS encoding RHS repeat-associated core domain-containing protein, whose protein sequence is MNWFMEFCFSARIEPKRLGRNTRLLPRRGLHPLSGILLLLLGVNLSHPARACSLQFTSPARGSTVASSQIGVSGTGSGNANSGDQGQVTAYINGTPFFSQSGTFTTLINFLGSGAASVTLQKGANTLSVSGSVNGCSASDSMVVYYQPAPVQAQKNAGAPEVCNGTNPINDATGNKFQLEVDYQGAGDFPLQMVRYYNSAYSDVRALGKSWRHTYERELYFDSAKTNAFIIRPDGKAYRFTKSGGLWLSDGDINDRFAAQTDTAGTLTGWQLFKGDENGFEYYDSTGRLTVLTNRYGQSQDISYDGAGRIAAVIDRTTQRALSFAYDSNNRLSTVTDSADAVYTYAYDTSGRLAQVTWPGAISGNPSREYLYNEPLNTSNTNLPYALTGILDENGGRYATYRYDAQGRGIASEHANGIDLHQLSYDADGSTRVTDALGHDRIYRYQTVLGVKHSAGQNQPAGSGCAASASNLTYDANGNIASRTDFNGNLGCYAYDLSRNLETVRVEGLAAGSTCPADLAAYTPTGSQRKITTQWHASYRLPTQIDQANQRSTFGYDANGNLLSKTVTDTVAQQSRTWTYTYNALGQILTADGPRTDVNDVTTYTYYADTTANHHPGDLHTVSNALGHVTTFTDYDANGRLLRLVDPNSLVVSFAYDPRGRLTRKTVDGHATLYDYDNVGNLIQVTRPTGVFYNFAYDAAHRLTDITDALNGKIHYTLDNMGNRIQEDIKDANGNVLKTHSRVYDALNRLAQDIGAYNQTTQYQYDPNGNLTQITDAAGHSTQQQYDSLDRLIRSTDALAGQTDYDYDALDRLVQVTDANNHSTVYSYNGLGDLLQLDSPNTGISQYGYDSAGNLAQKTDAGNTTATYQYDALNRLLGIDYPGTEADIVNTYDGYPNNKGRLTQAKRGNEGNYYHFDLRGNLISTSARGLPHPDYDNYIGYSYNADDQLTGIYFAFYRDVQYRYDAVGGVSKIWVHDVDDGDFSGVGYNVTRTLADNIQRLPFGPVKNLTYGNGLTLNRQYDEDYRLTGQQVGTIQNLAYAYATNGNLQTVTDLLDSSNNRSYSYDLIDRLLTANGSDNFAYGYDAVGNRLLETRNTADTQYQYDVDNQHLVSLTGSRTDSLLTDPRGNITQIGGKTLNYAPDQRLSQVKQGSADIAQYRYNAWGQRTGKTTPTRTVYYDYGPAGQLLNESDTPANYVYLDGEVLARVDYRPYDWGGNVRYWPIHYYHNNPVGAPLKTSSTYRNITWNAQLEPFGKATPINPNITQNIRFPGQYYDQETGWHYNMQRYYDPNIGRYLQSDPIGLSGGINTYTYVSNIPVNLIDPLGLCEEGQAWKSSGQRGGCVPEAEAGYLPGNAAEDFVANCPLPQAKAAAVLGTLGKSIISKVVPKTTLQNPRNLIPTQSKAEMSGSQINRIAKDMKQNGYNGEPVDVSVNPATGRLEIQDGHHRTAAAIKAGIDQIPVRVAE, encoded by the coding sequence ATGAATTGGTTTATGGAATTCTGCTTCAGCGCGAGAATCGAACCTAAACGGCTTGGCCGAAATACTCGTCTGTTGCCTCGGCGAGGTTTGCATCCGCTTAGCGGCATCCTGCTCCTGCTGCTAGGGGTAAATTTGAGCCATCCCGCACGAGCCTGCTCGCTACAATTCACCTCGCCGGCGCGCGGAAGCACTGTCGCGTCATCGCAGATCGGCGTCTCTGGAACTGGTTCCGGCAATGCCAATTCGGGCGATCAAGGGCAGGTTACCGCTTATATTAACGGGACACCGTTTTTCAGTCAGAGCGGCACCTTTACCACGCTGATCAATTTCCTGGGTTCGGGTGCCGCCTCGGTCACTCTGCAAAAAGGTGCCAACACGCTCTCGGTGTCCGGTAGTGTTAACGGCTGTTCCGCGTCCGATAGCATGGTGGTGTATTACCAACCCGCGCCCGTGCAAGCACAAAAAAATGCCGGTGCGCCAGAGGTTTGTAACGGTACTAACCCTATCAACGATGCCACCGGTAATAAGTTTCAGTTGGAGGTGGATTATCAGGGGGCCGGCGACTTTCCTTTACAAATGGTGCGCTACTATAACAGTGCTTACAGCGATGTACGCGCCTTGGGCAAATCCTGGCGACACACTTACGAACGCGAACTGTATTTCGATAGCGCCAAAACCAATGCCTTTATCATCAGGCCGGATGGCAAGGCTTACCGCTTCACGAAATCGGGTGGTCTGTGGCTTTCCGATGGCGATATTAACGATCGTTTTGCTGCTCAGACTGATACTGCTGGCACGTTAACCGGTTGGCAATTATTCAAAGGCGATGAAAACGGCTTCGAATATTATGATTCGACGGGCCGATTGACTGTGTTGACGAACCGGTATGGCCAAAGCCAAGACATCAGCTATGATGGAGCCGGCCGCATTGCTGCCGTGATCGATCGAACCACGCAACGGGCATTGAGTTTTGCCTATGACAGTAACAATCGCCTCAGCACGGTCACCGATTCAGCTGATGCTGTTTATACCTACGCCTACGACACCAGCGGGCGCCTCGCGCAAGTAACTTGGCCCGGCGCGATATCCGGCAATCCCAGCCGAGAATACCTTTACAATGAGCCGCTCAATACGTCGAACACCAATTTGCCGTACGCCTTGACCGGCATCCTGGACGAAAACGGCGGCCGCTATGCAACATATCGATATGATGCCCAGGGCCGGGGCATCGCCAGCGAACACGCCAACGGCATAGATCTGCACCAATTGAGTTATGACGCCGACGGCAGCACTCGAGTTACCGACGCTTTGGGGCACGACCGCATATATCGCTATCAAACGGTCCTGGGCGTCAAGCACAGTGCCGGTCAAAACCAACCCGCCGGCTCCGGCTGCGCGGCCAGTGCCAGCAACCTGACTTACGACGCCAACGGCAATATCGCCAGCCGCACCGACTTCAACGGCAACCTCGGCTGCTACGCCTACGACCTGAGCCGCAACCTGGAAACCGTCCGCGTCGAAGGCCTGGCGGCGGGATCGACCTGCCCGGCGGATTTAGCCGCCTACACCCCGACCGGCAGCCAGCGCAAAATCACCACCCAGTGGCATGCCAGCTACCGGCTGCCCACTCAAATCGACCAAGCCAACCAACGTAGCACCTTCGGCTACGACGCCAACGGCAATCTGCTCAGCAAAACCGTCACCGACACCGTAGCCCAACAAAGCCGTACTTGGACTTACACTTACAACGCCCTCGGCCAAATATTAACCGCCGACGGCCCGCGCACTGATGTTAACGACGTTACCACCTACACCTACTACGCCGATACCACCGCCAACCACCATCCCGGCGACCTGCATACCGTCAGCAACGCCCTCGGCCACGTCACCACCTTTACCGACTACGACGCCAACGGCCGCCTGCTCAGGCTAGTCGATCCCAACAGCTTGGTTGTCAGCTTTGCCTACGACCCGCGCGGCCGCCTGACCCGAAAAACCGTCGACGGCCATGCCACGCTCTACGACTACGACAACGTCGGCAACCTGATCCAAGTCACCCGGCCCACCGGCGTGTTTTACAACTTCGCCTACGATGCCGCCCACCGCCTGACCGACATTACCGACGCCTTGAACGGCAAAATTCACTACACCCTGGATAACATGGGTAACCGCATCCAGGAAGACATCAAAGATGCCAACGGCAACGTCCTTAAAACCCATAGCCGGGTCTACGACGCCTTAAACCGCTTGGCCCAGGACATCGGCGCCTACAACCAGACCACCCAATACCAATACGACCCCAACGGCAACCTGACCCAAATCACCGACGCCGCAGGCCACAGCACCCAACAGCAATACGACAGCCTGGACCGCCTGATCCGCAGCACCGACGCCCTGGCCGGCCAGACCGACTACGACTACGACGCCCTGGACCGGCTGGTCCAAGTCACCGACGCCAACAACCACAGCACCGTCTACAGCTACAACGGTCTCGGCGACCTGCTGCAACTGGACAGCCCGAACACGGGCATCAGCCAATACGGCTACGACAGCGCCGGCAATCTCGCGCAAAAGACCGATGCCGGCAACACCACCGCCACCTACCAATACGACGCTCTCAACCGTTTACTTGGTATCGACTATCCCGGCACGGAGGCCGATATCGTAAACACCTATGATGGTTATCCCAACAACAAGGGGCGGCTGACACAAGCGAAACGCGGCAACGAAGGTAATTACTATCACTTTGATCTGCGCGGAAACTTGATCAGCACCTCGGCTCGCGGACTTCCGCACCCCGATTACGATAACTATATCGGTTACAGCTACAATGCTGACGATCAATTGACCGGTATCTATTTCGCGTTTTATCGCGACGTACAATACCGTTACGACGCGGTCGGCGGAGTGAGCAAAATTTGGGTACACGATGTCGACGACGGCGACTTTTCCGGTGTCGGCTACAACGTGACTCGCACCTTGGCGGACAACATCCAGCGTCTGCCGTTCGGCCCCGTGAAAAATCTAACCTATGGCAACGGGCTCACGCTAAATCGCCAATATGATGAGGATTACCGCTTAACGGGGCAACAAGTCGGTACTATTCAGAATCTGGCGTACGCGTACGCTACTAACGGTAATCTGCAAACCGTCACCGACCTCCTCGATTCCTCCAACAATCGCAGCTATAGTTATGACCTTATCGACCGCCTGCTGACTGCCAACGGATCGGATAATTTCGCCTACGGTTACGATGCTGTCGGCAATCGATTGCTCGAAACCCGAAATACCGCAGACACTCAGTATCAGTACGATGTAGACAACCAACATCTCGTATCGTTAACCGGTAGCCGCACCGATAGTCTGTTAACCGATCCCCGCGGCAATATCACCCAAATCGGCGGCAAAACCTTGAACTACGCGCCGGATCAACGTCTAAGCCAAGTCAAGCAAGGTAGCGCCGATATTGCCCAATACCGTTATAACGCCTGGGGCCAACGCACCGGCAAAACCACGCCCACCCGTACTGTCTACTACGACTACGGTCCCGCCGGACAGCTACTGAATGAAAGTGATACGCCGGCTAATTATGTCTACCTGGATGGCGAAGTGCTGGCCAGAGTCGACTATCGGCCTTACGACTGGGGTGGTAATGTCCGTTACTGGCCAATACATTACTACCATAACAATCCGGTCGGAGCGCCGTTAAAAACCAGCTCCACCTACCGAAATATTACTTGGAATGCGCAACTGGAGCCTTTTGGTAAAGCGACACCAATTAATCCCAATATTACTCAAAATATCCGCTTTCCCGGCCAATATTACGATCAGGAAACCGGTTGGCATTACAACATGCAGAGGTATTACGATCCAAACATTGGGCGCTATCTGCAAAGTGACCCGATTGGGTTGAGTGGGGGGATTAATACTTACACCTATGTTAGTAACATTCCGGTTAATCTGATTGATCCGCTTGGGTTGTGTGAGGAAGGTCAAGCATGGAAATCTAGTGGACAGAGGGGCGGATGCGTCCCCGAAGCGGAAGCCGGTTATTTGCCCGGTAATGCGGCAGAAGATTTTGTTGCGAATTGCCCTCTCCCTCAAGCAAAAGCCGCTGCGGTTTTAGGCACTCTTGGTAAGAGCATAATTTCTAAAGTCGTTCCAAAGACAACACTTCAGAATCCTCGTAATCTCATCCCCACACAGTCCAAAGCAGAAATGTCTGGATCACAAATAAATAGAATTGCTAAGGACATGAAACAAAACGGGTACAACGGCGAACCGGTTGATGTGTCGGTCAATCCTGCTACCGGTCGGCTCGAAATACAAGATGGCCATCATCGTACAGCTGCGGCTATTAAAGCCGGTATTGATCAAATCCCCGTTAGAGTAGCTGAGTAG